The following is a genomic window from Rhizobium sp. NRK18.
TCCAGCATCAGCCGCCAGTCGGCCATGGCCTTTTCCTTGGCATCGCCAGGCCTGTCCTCGTCCAACTGCACATGCGCCTTCATGAGCTGCAGCACGACAATGGCCGACGATTCGGCAGCGTCCTTCGAAAGCGACGGGCGCCACAGGCGCAGGATACCGGCAATGCGGGCGCGGATCGCGCCGCGGAAATAGCCCGGCCTCGCATCCGGACCACGCCATCGGATGTCGAGAAGCCCGATCGCCAGACGCCGCTCGCTGGAGAGCGCCAGAAAGACATCCAGCAGGGCGTAGGCGAGCTGCGCCGACTGTAGGCCGCCGGCCTTCGCCGCGATCCGGTCGAGCCGCTCGAACACATGCTCGCCGTAGCGCTCGATCAGCGCGTCGGCCAGCACGTCCTTGTTGGGGAAGAACTGGTACAGCGAGCCGATAGGCGCGCCGGCGCGGGCGGCGATTTCCGTCATGGTCGCCGCCGCGAACCCGCGCTCCTCGAAGACCGCCGCACCTGCCTCCAGAAGCTGGGCCACCCGCTCCTTGCCGCGCTTGCGCTTCGGCGCCTTGGCAACGGCCGGGGAATTTTCGTCTGGCTGGATGTCGGTCATTGACTTTTGTGAGGCTATCTTCATATAACTTTTGCGAGGATAGTCTCATATAACGACATGTCCCGCCCGAGGTCCAGCCCCACCCAGCCTCTGCCCATCACCTCTACCAAGCACGGATTGCCCCATGATATCGCTTGATCCCAAGACAACCGCCCTCGTTCTCATCGATCTGCAAAAGGGCATCGCCCAGGGCCGCACGCTGGCGCCGCACAGCGGCGACGACGTGATTGCCCGCGGCAAGGCGCTCGCGGCACGCTTTCGCGAGGCGGGATCGCCGGTGGTGCTGGTCAATGTCGGCTGGCACGCGGATCTCGGCGACGGCTTGAAGCAGCCGGTCGACGAGCCGATGGCGCGCCCGCCGGGCGGCCTGCCAGCAGACTGGAGCGAGCTTGTCGACGGACTGGCCGAGCCGGGCGACCTCAGGGTCACCAAGCGCCAGTGGGGTGCGTTCAACGGCACGGAACTCGACCTTCAGCTGCGCCGTCGCGGCATCAGGACGATCGTGCTTGGCGGCATCGCCACCAATTTCGGCGTGGAATCGACCGCGCGGCAGGCCTATGAGCTCGGCTACGAACTGGTGATCCTGGAGGACGCCTGTTCGACCATGAGCGAAGACATGCACGCCTTCCCCTTCCGCTACGTCTTCCCGAGGATTGCCCGCATCGCCACCTCCTCGACGATGGAACTTGCGCAGGCATGACGATCCCCGATCCGACCGGCACCCCTCAGGAGCCTGCTCCCTCTGCCGGTCTCCTCACACATCTGCCGGTGCCGGTAAAATGGCTGATGCTGCTCGTCCTTTCGGCGGCGCTCGCCGGTGTGCTGGAATATCTGCACATGCCGGCCGCCCTGCTGCTGGGGCCGATGATCGTGGCGATCCTGTTTGCGGTCAACAGCGCCCGCATGGCCGTTCCCCGCCTGCCCTACCTCGCCAGCCAGTCGCTGCTCGGTGCGATGATCGCCCAGTCGCTCGACGGCAAGGTGGTGCACCGATTTCTTCAGGACTGGCCGATCTTTGTGTCGGTCGTGTTCGCCATCATCCTCGCCACCTCGTTTCTCGGGTACGTGCTTGCCAAACGGCAGGTTCTGCCGGGCAGCACGGCGGTCTGGGGCACATCTGCCGGCGGTGCCTCCGCCATGGTGTTGATGGCGGAAGCCTACGGAGCCGATGCGCGGCTCGTCGCCTTCATGCAGTATCTCAGGGTCGTCTGCGTCGCCAGCACGGCGGCCGCCGTGGCCGCCTTCGTCTTCCACCTGAAGGGCGGACACGCGCCGGCCTTCGTGCTGTTTCCGCCCGTCGACTGGCTCGGCTTCGTCGAGACGATCGCCGTGACCGCCATCGCCGCGTATGCGGGCTTCAAGCTGCGCGTCCCTGCCGGCAACATGCTGGTGCCGATGTTCGTCATGGGCGCGCTGAACTCGTTCGGCATCATCGCCATCACGCTCCCACCGTGGCTGCTGGCGATCGCATACGGCATCATCGGCTGGCGGATTGGTCTCGCCTTCACGCGTCGGCTGCTGCGCCATGCAGCTCGCGCCTTCCCGCAGGTGTTCCTGTCGATCGTGCTGCTGATTGCGTTCGGTGCGCTGCTCGGCAGCCTGCTGTGGCTGATCCTCGGCGTCGATCCGCTGACGGCCTACCTCGCCACCAGTCCGGGCGGGCTCGATTCTATCGCCATCATCGCGGCGTCGACACATGTCGACCTGCCGCTGGTGATGACCATCCAGACGGTGCGGTTCGTCTTCATCCTAACGCTGTCGCCGAGCATATCGCGCTTCGTCGCCAGCCGCGTCTGAAAGGCGCGGCGGTCAGCCCGTGGGGAAATCGAGGCCCATCTCGCGGAAGCGGGCCGGATCGTCGCCCCAGTTCTCGCGCACCTTTACGAACAGGAAGAGGTGCACAGGCTGCTCGAGGATGTCGGAGATCTCCTTGCGCGAGGCCATGGAAATCGCCTTGATGGCTTCGCCATTCTTGCCGAGCGCAATCTTCTTCTGGCTGTCGCGCTCGACGTAGATCACCTGCTCGATGCGCACCGAGCCGTCCTTGCGCTCTTCCCACTTCTCCGTCTCGACATGCGAGGCGTAGGGCAGCTCCTGGTGCAGGCGCAGGAACAGCTTCTCGCGGGTGATCTCGGCCGCGAGCTGGCGCATCGGCAGGTCGGAGATCTGGTCTTCCGGATAGTACCAGGGACCTTCCGGCAACCGCTTGGCCAGGAAATCGAGAACATCCTTGCAGCCCGAACCATTGGCGGCGGAGATCATGAAGGTCTCCTCGAAGGCGATGCGCTCGTTGGCTTCGGAGGCGAGCTTCAACAGCGCGTCCGGACGCACCCGGTCGATCTTGTTGAGGACGAGGATCTTCGGCTGATGGACTTCCTTCAGGCCTTCGAGGATCGCCTCGGCATCACCCTTCAGGCCACGCTCACTGTCGACCACGAACATGATCAGGTCGGCATCTTTTGCGCCGCCCCAGGCGGACGTCACCATCGCCTGGTCGAGCTTGCGCCGCGGCTTGAAAATGCCGGGCGTGTCCATGAACACGATCTGCGCATTGTCGTGGATGACGATGCCGCGCACGATGGCGCGCGTCGTCTGCACCTTGTGGCTGACGATCGACACCTTGGCGCCGGCGAACTGGTTGACCAGCGTCGACTTGCCGGCATTGGTGGCGCCGATCAGGGCGACGAAGCCGGAATGGGTCGGCCGGTCTACGGCTTCGTTCTGTGTGTTGTTTTCTTCAGTCATCTGCTTTTCCGCCGTCTTCCGGCTGCCAAACCCCTTCGCGCTCCAGAAGTCGCGCGGCGGCAACCTGCTCGGCCGCGCGCTTGGAGCGGTCGATGCCAGTCACGGGCTCAAGGCCCGGTATCTCGACGACGACCGTGAAGCGGGGATCATGATCCGGTCCGGATCTGTCTTCAATACGATAGGACGGCGTCACCGCATATTTCGCGTGCGCCCATTCCTGCAATTCGGTCTTGGCGTCGCGCCGCGCGCCGTCGGCGCTCGCGGCCCGCTTCTTCCAGTTCTTCAGGATGAAGCTTCTGGCGGGCTCCAGGCCTCCGTCCAGATAGAGAGCAGCGATCAGGCTTTCGACCACGTCGGCGCGCACGTTCATCATCCGCTTGCCCGTCAGCTTCTTGACGTCGGACCCGGCGCGTATGAAGCGATAGAGCTGCAGTTCGTCGGCAATCTCCGCGCAAGTGCCGGCGCTGACCAGCTGGTTGAGGCGCACCGAGAGTTCGCCCTCGTTCGCGGTCTCATAGAGTTCGAACAGGAGTTCGGCGATGCAGAGGCCGAGGACCCGGTCGCCGAGGAATTCGAAGCGCTCGTAATTGGCAGTCTTGGCCTGCCCGACAGAGGCGTGCGTCAGGGCGCGTTCAAGATGCGCCCTGTCACGGAACTCATGTCCGAGCAATGTCTCGACCGCAACGCGATCGGCTTCGGTGAGCCGGGGGCTCCTCGTCATTGAACGCCCTTGAACAGGCGATCCCAGCGCATGTTCGCCGGCCACTTCCAGAACTCGAGAAACGAGGTGTCGTTGCCGATCGAGAAGAAGATGAAGCTGGCGCGGCCGACGAGGTTTTCGGCCGGCACGTAGCCGACGTCGAAACGGCTGTCGAGCGAGTTGTCACGGTTGTCGCCCATCATGAAGTAGTGGCCGGCCGGAACGATGAATTCGCGGGTGTTGTCGCCGGCCGAATCCGGACGCGCATCGAGCGTGTCATAGGTCTTGCCGTCGTCCAGCGTCTCCCGGTAGACCGGCACGTCGACGCCCGGATCGTTGCGGTAGTCCGACGTGAAGGTGCCGTCGGGCTGGCGCGGAACCGGCTGGCCGTTGATGTAGAGAATGTCGTCCTTGACCTGGATGTGATCGCCCGGAAGACCGACCAGACGTTTGATGTAGTCGACCTGCGGGTTCGGCGGATAGCGGAAGACGACGACGTCGCCGCGCTTCGGTTCGCTCGAGAAGATGCGGCCGGAGAACAGGTCCGGAGAGAAGGGCAGAGAATAGCGCGAATAGCCGTAGGCGAACTTGTTGACGAAGATGTAATCGCCGACAAGCAGCGTCGGCATCATCGAGCCGGACGGAATGGTGAACGGCTGGAACAGCACCGTGCGGATAATCACAGCAAGCAGCAATGCCTGTACGAAAACCTTGATGTTCTCCCACAGAGCGTTTTGCTCCTTCTTCTCAGCTTTCTCGAACACGCGTCTCTTTCCTTTGCAATGAATTTTGAGCTTCTCTGTAGTCTTTTCGGTTGCGCCGGGCAAGGCGCGTCACCCGCGGCAAGCCGCTAAATGGGGCACTATGTCCCACCCGCCCGCGGCGCTGCCACCTTCAATCCGAGGTTGGCCTCGCCTCGATGACGACGAAGGCCTGGGCATAGGGCGGTTCGTCCGTCATCGTCAGATGGATGAACGCCCTGTGGCCCGGCGGGGTCAGAGCGGCGAGCCGCGCGGCCGCCCCTCCGGACAATTCCAGGACCGGTCCGCCATCGGCACGGTTGACGACGCCCATTTCCTTCCAGAACACGCCCATGGCGATCCCGCTTCCGAGTGCCTTGGCGCAGGCCTCCTTGGCGGCGAAACGCTTGGCATAGGCTGCGGCGGCATTGCGCCCCTGGCCGGCCTTCTGCTTTTCAATTTCGGTGAAAATGCGGTCGGTGAAGCGGTCGCCAAAACGGTCGATCGATTTCTCCACGCGGCGGATATCGATGAGGTCGCTGCCAATTCCTATGATCATGCGATGGCCTTCATCCGGCGGGGCCTTTCACGGGCCGCCCGCAACACGCGAGCGATCAGACACTTTGGACATTGCCGACGCCGCCGGCCATGCGCGCCTTCGCCCTCTCGGCGAGACGCTGACGACGGCGGCTCTGGAAGCCGCGCACGGCATAGTAGGTCGCGACATAGATCGCCACGCCGCTGACAACGCCGAGCGGGATCGCACCGATCAGCATGGGTTTCAGCACCGGATCCCAGAGCGCGAAGAAATCGCGGTGTTCGAACATGCGGAAGAGATCGAGCCGGCCACCGCCGCCGCGGTGTCCATGGCCGAGAATCATGTGCCCCACTTCCCAGGTCGACGCCCAGATGAAGGGAAAGGTCAGCGGATTTCCGAAGGCCGTGCCAAGCGCCGCTGCCACCATGTTGCCGGCGACCAGATAGGCGATCAGGAAGGCGAGGATGAAATGGAAGCCCATGAAGGGTGTCCATGAGGAGATGACACCGGCAGCGACACCGGCCGCCACCGCGTGCGGCGACGCCGTCAGACGCAGCACGCGCATGCGGAAATAATGAAATGGACGCAGGAAGCCCTTGCGCGGCCACAAAAGGCCTTTGACACCGTCTAGAAAGCCGGCCGGTTTACGTCGTCTGAACAGCATGATGTCATTTATGTTTGCAGCCATACCTCTGGCAAGGTTCGTTAACGCAAAAGTGCGCGTGACGCATCTTTGGTCAAACCAGTCCCGCCGCTCATATCTTCTTACGGCGCGCTTTGCAAAGAAAGTGTTTCGCTTGCCCGAAACGGCAAACGCCTCCCGCGAGGGAGGCGCTTGCCGGTCGTCAGTTTTCATGCGGATTTTCGGGCCGATGCCCGCGCACTCTTAGTAGAAGTGCTTGAAATCGCCGCGGTCGATGGTGCGCTGACGCATTTCCAGATCAACGCGGTCGCGTGCCTGGCTCAGATACTTGAGCTCCATCTCATGAATACTTTCAGGACGAAGGCTCTTGGCGAACTTGCGGATCGACTTGAACATCTTGCTTTCCTCTTGTCATCAATTTCTTGTCTCGAAGAGGAATATGAGGTCTCAAGGCCGATTTTACTACAGCCGGTTATCGAAGGCAGCCTTGCGTTTGCTGCATAGCACAATACACGCTCCGTTAATGTGTGCAGCGCAGCATCCGATCAGTCGTAGACGCGCTTGACCGTCGCGATGCAGTCAAGGTCCTTCAACTGGGCGAGAAGCTGGTTCAGCTGGCGCAGATCCCAGACTTCGAGATCGATCGCCATCTCGGTAAAATCGGTGGCAATCCGCACCATGTTCAGCGTCTTGATGTTGACGTCCTGGGTGGCGATCGTCTGGGCGACACGCGCCAGCGTTCCCGGCTCATTCAGCGCATTCAGCAGCACGCGGGCGGTAAACCGGGTCTTGTTGGCCTCGTCCAGATCCCAGCGGACATCGATCCAGCGCTCCGGCTGGTCGTCGAACTTCTGCAGGGCGGACGCCTGGATCGGATAGATGGTGATCTGCTTGTCGTCGCCCATGATGCCGATGATGCGGTCGCCCGGAACCGCGCCGCAGGCGGCGAAGCCGACATTGATGTCGCCCGACAGGCCGCGGATCGGCAGGATACCGGCGTCCGGATCGTCCGCCCTGCCCTTTTCGTGACCGGGGACACGGAACGCCATGCCAGTGACGCTGCGCACATTGAACCAGCCCTCGTCGCTCGCCGGCTTCACGGTCACGCGCTCGTCCTGGTAATCGGGGAAGACGGCGCGCAGGACGTCGAGCGACGACAGCTCGCCGCGGCCGACGGTGGCAATCACGTCTTCGCTGTCCTTGTGGCCGAGCCGGTGCAGGACGGGCTTCAGCGCTTCGCGGGAAAACTGCTTGCCGGCACGCTCGAAGGTGCGCTCCAGGATACGGTAGCCGAGGCCGCCATACTGCTTGCGGATCGCCATGCGGGTCGCACGGCGGATGGCGGCGCGCGCCTTGCCGGTGACGACGATCTCTTCCCATGCGGCAGGTGGCACCTGCACGCCGGAGCGGATGATCTCGACCTCGTCGCCGTTCGACAACCGCGTGACCAGCGGCATGATGCGGCCGTTGATCTTGGCGCCGACGCAGGTATCGCCGACATTGGTATGGACGGCATAGGCAAAGTCGATAGGCGTGGCGCCGCGCGGAAGCGCGATCAGCTTGCCCTTCGGCGTGAAGCAGAAGACCTGGTCCTGGAAGAGTTCCAGCTTGGTGTGCTCGAGGAACTCTTCCGGATTGTCGCCCTCGGCCAGCGCCTCGATCGTGTGGCGCAGCCAGGAATAGGCGTTGGTCTCGCGCGACAGCGGATCGCCGTCGCCCTCCCCGTCCTTGTAGAGCGCGTGGGCGGCGAT
Proteins encoded in this region:
- a CDS encoding TetR/AcrR family transcriptional regulator, whose product is MTDIQPDENSPAVAKAPKRKRGKERVAQLLEAGAAVFEERGFAAATMTEIAARAGAPIGSLYQFFPNKDVLADALIERYGEHVFERLDRIAAKAGGLQSAQLAYALLDVFLALSSERRLAIGLLDIRWRGPDARPGYFRGAIRARIAGILRLWRPSLSKDAAESSAIVVLQLMKAHVQLDEDRPGDAKEKAMADWRLMLETYLAGL
- a CDS encoding hydrolase, with protein sequence MISLDPKTTALVLIDLQKGIAQGRTLAPHSGDDVIARGKALAARFREAGSPVVLVNVGWHADLGDGLKQPVDEPMARPPGGLPADWSELVDGLAEPGDLRVTKRQWGAFNGTELDLQLRRRGIRTIVLGGIATNFGVESTARQAYELGYELVILEDACSTMSEDMHAFPFRYVFPRIARIATSSTMELAQA
- a CDS encoding AbrB family transcriptional regulator is translated as MTIPDPTGTPQEPAPSAGLLTHLPVPVKWLMLLVLSAALAGVLEYLHMPAALLLGPMIVAILFAVNSARMAVPRLPYLASQSLLGAMIAQSLDGKVVHRFLQDWPIFVSVVFAIILATSFLGYVLAKRQVLPGSTAVWGTSAGGASAMVLMAEAYGADARLVAFMQYLRVVCVASTAAAVAAFVFHLKGGHAPAFVLFPPVDWLGFVETIAVTAIAAYAGFKLRVPAGNMLVPMFVMGALNSFGIIAITLPPWLLAIAYGIIGWRIGLAFTRRLLRHAARAFPQVFLSIVLLIAFGALLGSLLWLILGVDPLTAYLATSPGGLDSIAIIAASTHVDLPLVMTIQTVRFVFILTLSPSISRFVASRV
- the era gene encoding GTPase Era produces the protein MTEENNTQNEAVDRPTHSGFVALIGATNAGKSTLVNQFAGAKVSIVSHKVQTTRAIVRGIVIHDNAQIVFMDTPGIFKPRRKLDQAMVTSAWGGAKDADLIMFVVDSERGLKGDAEAILEGLKEVHQPKILVLNKIDRVRPDALLKLASEANERIAFEETFMISAANGSGCKDVLDFLAKRLPEGPWYYPEDQISDLPMRQLAAEITREKLFLRLHQELPYASHVETEKWEERKDGSVRIEQVIYVERDSQKKIALGKNGEAIKAISMASRKEISDILEQPVHLFLFVKVRENWGDDPARFREMGLDFPTG
- the rnc gene encoding ribonuclease III, which produces MTRSPRLTEADRVAVETLLGHEFRDRAHLERALTHASVGQAKTANYERFEFLGDRVLGLCIAELLFELYETANEGELSVRLNQLVSAGTCAEIADELQLYRFIRAGSDVKKLTGKRMMNVRADVVESLIAALYLDGGLEPARSFILKNWKKRAASADGARRDAKTELQEWAHAKYAVTPSYRIEDRSGPDHDPRFTVVVEIPGLEPVTGIDRSKRAAEQVAAARLLEREGVWQPEDGGKADD
- the lepB gene encoding signal peptidase I, whose amino-acid sequence is MFEKAEKKEQNALWENIKVFVQALLLAVIIRTVLFQPFTIPSGSMMPTLLVGDYIFVNKFAYGYSRYSLPFSPDLFSGRIFSSEPKRGDVVVFRYPPNPQVDYIKRLVGLPGDHIQVKDDILYINGQPVPRQPDGTFTSDYRNDPGVDVPVYRETLDDGKTYDTLDARPDSAGDNTREFIVPAGHYFMMGDNRDNSLDSRFDVGYVPAENLVGRASFIFFSIGNDTSFLEFWKWPANMRWDRLFKGVQ
- the acpS gene encoding holo-ACP synthase, with the translated sequence MIIGIGSDLIDIRRVEKSIDRFGDRFTDRIFTEIEKQKAGQGRNAAAAYAKRFAAKEACAKALGSGIAMGVFWKEMGVVNRADGGPVLELSGGAAARLAALTPPGHRAFIHLTMTDEPPYAQAFVVIEARPTSD
- a CDS encoding DUF2062 domain-containing protein, yielding MLFRRRKPAGFLDGVKGLLWPRKGFLRPFHYFRMRVLRLTASPHAVAAGVAAGVISSWTPFMGFHFILAFLIAYLVAGNMVAAALGTAFGNPLTFPFIWASTWEVGHMILGHGHRGGGGRLDLFRMFEHRDFFALWDPVLKPMLIGAIPLGVVSGVAIYVATYYAVRGFQSRRRQRLAERAKARMAGGVGNVQSV
- a CDS encoding DUF3563 domain-containing protein, with product MFKSIRKFAKSLRPESIHEMELKYLSQARDRVDLEMRQRTIDRGDFKHFY
- a CDS encoding RelA/SpoT family protein — protein: MMRQYELVERVQKYKPDANEALLNKAYVYAMQKHGQQKRASGDPYISHPLEVAAILTEMQLDESTIAVALLHDTIEDTTATRAEIDELFGEDIGALVEGLTKLKKLDLVTKKAKQAENLRKLLLAISDDVRVLLVKLADRLHNMRTLEHMREDKRMRISEETMDIYAPLAGRMGMQDMRDELEDLSFRNLNPEAYETITRRLAELSERNEGLIRKIEDELRDLLIANGITEAVVKGRQKKPYSIFKKMQSKSLSFEQLSDVYGFRLIVNDIPACYRALGIVHTRWRVVPGRFKDYISTPKQNDYRSIHTTIVGPSRQRIELQIRTRRMHEIAEYGIAAHALYKDGEGDGDPLSRETNAYSWLRHTIEALAEGDNPEEFLEHTKLELFQDQVFCFTPKGKLIALPRGATPIDFAYAVHTNVGDTCVGAKINGRIMPLVTRLSNGDEVEIIRSGVQVPPAAWEEIVVTGKARAAIRRATRMAIRKQYGGLGYRILERTFERAGKQFSREALKPVLHRLGHKDSEDVIATVGRGELSSLDVLRAVFPDYQDERVTVKPASDEGWFNVRSVTGMAFRVPGHEKGRADDPDAGILPIRGLSGDINVGFAACGAVPGDRIIGIMGDDKQITIYPIQASALQKFDDQPERWIDVRWDLDEANKTRFTARVLLNALNEPGTLARVAQTIATQDVNIKTLNMVRIATDFTEMAIDLEVWDLRQLNQLLAQLKDLDCIATVKRVYD